One region of Aeromicrobium sp. Sec7.5 genomic DNA includes:
- the rplE gene encoding 50S ribosomal protein L5 — MADTDIATAQTAEAPRLKLKYREEIVSALREQFAYDNVMQVPGLTKIVVNMGVGEAARDGKLIEGAVRDLTAITGQKPQVTKARKSIAQFKLREGMPIGAHVTLRGDRMWEFLDRLLTLALPRIRDFRGLSPKQFDGRGNYTFGLTEQVMFHEIDQDKIDRSRGMDITVVTTATNDDEGRALLKLLGFPYKEN, encoded by the coding sequence ATGGCTGACACCGACATCGCTACGGCCCAGACTGCTGAAGCACCGCGTCTCAAGCTCAAGTACCGCGAGGAGATCGTCTCGGCGCTGCGCGAGCAGTTCGCGTACGACAACGTCATGCAGGTGCCCGGCCTGACCAAGATCGTGGTCAACATGGGCGTCGGTGAGGCGGCTCGCGACGGCAAGCTGATCGAGGGCGCCGTGCGCGACCTCACCGCGATCACCGGCCAGAAGCCGCAGGTCACCAAGGCCCGCAAGTCCATCGCGCAGTTCAAGCTGCGTGAGGGGATGCCGATCGGCGCGCACGTCACGCTGCGCGGCGACCGCATGTGGGAGTTCCTGGACCGCCTGCTGACGCTGGCCCTGCCCCGCATCCGCGACTTCCGCGGTCTGAGCCCCAAGCAGTTCGACGGACGTGGCAACTACACGTTCGGTCTGACCGAGCAGGTCATGTTCCACGAGATCGACCAGGACAAGATCGATCGGTCGCGGGGCATGGACATCACGGTCGTCACCACCGCCACGAACGACGACGAGGGTCGCGCGCTGCTCAAGCTGCTCGGCTTCCCCTACAAGGAGAACTGA
- the rplX gene encoding 50S ribosomal protein L24, with the protein MAGIKKGDQVQVIAGADKGVTGKVIEVLTENDRVIVEGVNRVKKHTRAAQSGGAETGGIITVEASIHISNVQLVVDGDDGKTTTRIGYRRDDVTKSRPDGSTYAAQRSVRVARKTGKEI; encoded by the coding sequence ATGGCAGGCATCAAGAAGGGCGACCAGGTCCAGGTCATCGCCGGCGCCGACAAGGGCGTCACCGGCAAGGTGATCGAGGTCCTGACCGAGAACGATCGCGTGATCGTCGAGGGCGTCAACCGCGTCAAGAAGCACACCCGGGCTGCTCAGTCCGGTGGTGCCGAGACCGGCGGCATCATCACGGTCGAGGCGTCGATCCACATCTCGAACGTGCAGCTCGTCGTCGATGGTGACGACGGCAAGACCACGACGCGCATCGGCTACCGCCGCGACGACGTCACCAAGAGCCGGCCCGACGGCTCGACCTACGCGGCCCAGCGCAGCGTGCGGGTCGCGCGCAAGACCGGAAAGGAGATCTGA
- the rplN gene encoding 50S ribosomal protein L14, translating into MIQQESRLKVADNTGAKEILCIRVLGGSGRRYAGIGDTIVATVKDAIPGGNVKKGDVVKAVVVRTVKERRRPDGSYIKFDENAAVILKADGDPRGTRIFGPVGRELRDKKFMRIISLAPEVL; encoded by the coding sequence ATGATCCAGCAAGAGTCGCGACTCAAGGTCGCCGACAACACCGGTGCGAAGGAGATCCTCTGCATCCGTGTCCTCGGCGGCTCGGGCCGGCGTTACGCCGGCATCGGTGACACGATCGTCGCCACCGTCAAGGACGCGATCCCGGGCGGCAACGTCAAGAAGGGCGATGTCGTCAAGGCCGTCGTCGTGCGGACCGTGAAGGAGCGCCGTCGTCCCGACGGTTCCTACATCAAGTTCGACGAGAACGCGGCCGTGATCCTCAAGGCGGACGGAGATCCGCGCGGTACGCGCATCTTCGGCCCCGTCGGGCGCGAGCTTCGTGACAAGAAGTTCATGCGCATCATTTCGCTGGCACCGGAGGTGCTGTGA
- the rpsQ gene encoding 30S ribosomal protein S17 yields MSTSKDETVTNDSSTAPRSARKVREGLVVSDKMDKTIVVNVEERYKHALYGKVLRRNIKLKAHDEENGAGIGDRVRIMETRPLSATKRWRLVEVLEKAK; encoded by the coding sequence ATGAGCACCAGCAAGGACGAGACCGTGACGAACGACTCCAGCACTGCGCCGCGCAGCGCCCGCAAGGTGCGCGAGGGCCTGGTCGTGAGCGACAAGATGGACAAGACCATCGTCGTGAACGTCGAGGAGCGCTACAAGCACGCCCTGTACGGCAAGGTGCTGCGCCGCAACATCAAGCTGAAGGCCCACGACGAGGAGAACGGCGCCGGGATCGGCGACCGCGTGCGGATCATGGAGACCCGCCCGCTGTCGGCCACCAAGCGCTGGCGCCTCGTCGAGGTCCTCGAGAAGGCGAAGTGA
- the rpmC gene encoding 50S ribosomal protein L29 — MAIMTAVELRLLDADGLAEKLRDAKEELFNLRFQNATGQLDNTARLRTVRKDIARIYTVLRERELGIIETTDDNAEVDA, encoded by the coding sequence ATGGCGATCATGACTGCAGTTGAGCTGCGTCTGCTCGACGCCGACGGCCTTGCCGAGAAGCTGCGCGACGCCAAGGAAGAGCTGTTCAACCTGCGCTTCCAGAACGCGACCGGCCAGCTCGACAACACCGCGCGCCTGCGCACCGTCCGCAAGGACATCGCCCGCATCTACACGGTGCTGCGCGAGCGTGAGCTCGGCATCATCGAGACCACCGACGACAACGCCGAGGTGGACGCATGA
- the rplP gene encoding 50S ribosomal protein L16 — MLMPRRVKYRKQHHPKRRGMAKGGTTLAFGEYGIQAVEGHYVTNRQIESARIAMTRHIKRGGKVWINIYPDRPLTKKPAETRMGSGKGSPEWWVANVKPGRVMFELSGVDETTAREAMRRAIHKLPMKARFISRETEGGI, encoded by the coding sequence ATGTTGATGCCCCGACGGGTCAAGTACCGCAAGCAGCACCACCCGAAGCGCCGCGGCATGGCCAAGGGCGGCACGACGCTCGCTTTCGGCGAGTACGGCATCCAGGCGGTCGAGGGTCACTACGTGACCAACCGCCAGATCGAGTCCGCTCGTATCGCCATGACGCGTCACATCAAGCGTGGCGGCAAGGTCTGGATCAACATCTACCCGGACCGCCCCCTCACCAAGAAGCCCGCCGAGACCCGCATGGGTTCCGGCAAGGGCTCGCCGGAGTGGTGGGTCGCCAACGTCAAGCCGGGCCGGGTCATGTTCGAGCTCTCGGGCGTCGACGAGACCACGGCTCGCGAGGCGATGCGCCGCGCGATCCACAAGCTGCCGATGAAGGCACGTTTCATCAGCCGTGAGACCGAGGGAGGCATCTGA
- the rpsC gene encoding 30S ribosomal protein S3 yields MGQKINPHGFRLGISTDHKSRWYADKLYSSYVGEDVKIRKMLTKGMDRAGISRVEIERTRDRVRVDIHTARPGIVIGRRGAEADRIRGDLEKLTGKQVQLNILEVKQPELDAQLVAQGVAEQLSGRVQFRRAMRKAMQTTMRSGAKGIRIQCSGRLGGAEMSRSEFYREGRVPLHTLRADVDYGFYEAKTTFGRIGVKVWIYKGEVAGTRAEREAEAAKRAAAPGARRAGRGGGRRPERPAREGAPSAQPATEAPASAEPVAVAAAPASPEGGES; encoded by the coding sequence ATGGGCCAGAAGATCAACCCGCACGGGTTCCGACTCGGCATCTCGACCGATCACAAGAGCCGTTGGTACGCCGACAAGCTGTACAGCAGCTACGTCGGCGAGGACGTCAAGATCCGCAAGATGCTGACCAAGGGCATGGACCGCGCCGGCATCAGCCGCGTGGAGATCGAGCGTACGCGTGACCGCGTCCGCGTCGACATCCACACCGCGCGTCCGGGCATCGTCATCGGCCGCCGTGGCGCCGAGGCCGACCGCATCCGCGGTGACCTCGAGAAGCTCACCGGCAAGCAGGTGCAGCTCAACATCCTCGAGGTCAAGCAGCCTGAGCTCGACGCTCAGCTCGTCGCCCAGGGTGTCGCCGAGCAGCTGAGCGGTCGTGTGCAGTTCCGTCGCGCGATGCGCAAGGCGATGCAGACCACGATGCGCTCGGGTGCCAAGGGCATCCGGATCCAGTGCTCGGGTCGTCTCGGCGGCGCCGAGATGAGCCGCTCGGAGTTCTACCGCGAGGGCCGCGTGCCCCTGCACACGCTCCGTGCCGACGTCGACTACGGCTTCTACGAGGCCAAGACCACCTTCGGTCGCATCGGCGTGAAGGTCTGGATCTACAAGGGCGAGGTCGCGGGCACCCGCGCCGAGCGTGAGGCCGAGGCGGCCAAGCGCGCTGCTGCACCGGGCGCTCGTCGCGCCGGTCGTGGCGGCGGACGCCGCCCCGAGCGTCCCGCCCGCGAGGGCGCCCCGTCGGCCCAGCCCGCCACCGAGGCTCCCGCCTCGGCCGAGCCGGTCGCCGTAGCCGCTGCTCCTGCTTCCCCCGAGGGAGGCGAGTCCTGA